Proteins co-encoded in one Pyxidicoccus xibeiensis genomic window:
- a CDS encoding class 1 isoprenoid biosynthesis enzyme: protein MGDCDLEYRDSVSALPADLRPLAAELPFHLGLTARRDGGWEEYTALAPFQALPGYAAEDAMRPALPPDVLARYLRAHRRGGFIGLFLDRLADGQVQDRPEWPRLRACLLGQWEQALAEATGSAALATQAVSASLRAWDEGMKLEQALLARQSLSLPAYMELVSRKVAWLGTASFCLILAHGRAERLPAFRRVFDLLLLSSQCLDDALDHEEDARLNGISFPAALGYPPGGLQRAAPRVARLGADVARSAGFLRLGGWLAERAAKLDGIPAPGNALQNELAALVLGEAVAGLCGPLQQDLPHGQG, encoded by the coding sequence ATGGGCGACTGTGACCTGGAGTACCGCGACTCGGTGTCCGCACTCCCGGCGGACCTGCGTCCCCTGGCGGCGGAGCTGCCCTTCCACCTCGGGCTGACGGCACGGCGGGACGGCGGCTGGGAGGAGTACACCGCGCTCGCGCCCTTCCAGGCGCTGCCCGGGTACGCGGCCGAGGACGCCATGCGACCGGCGCTGCCGCCAGACGTGCTGGCGCGCTACCTGCGCGCGCACCGCCGGGGCGGCTTCATCGGCCTCTTCCTCGACCGGCTCGCCGATGGTCAGGTCCAGGACCGCCCGGAGTGGCCCCGGCTGCGCGCCTGCCTGCTCGGGCAGTGGGAGCAGGCCCTGGCGGAGGCGACTGGCAGCGCGGCCCTGGCCACCCAGGCCGTGAGCGCCTCCCTGCGCGCCTGGGACGAGGGCATGAAGCTGGAGCAGGCCCTCCTGGCGCGCCAGTCGCTGTCGCTGCCGGCGTACATGGAGCTCGTGAGCCGGAAGGTGGCCTGGCTCGGCACCGCCTCGTTCTGTCTCATCCTGGCGCATGGCCGCGCGGAGCGGCTCCCCGCGTTCCGGCGGGTCTTCGACCTGCTGCTGCTCAGCTCCCAGTGCCTGGACGATGCGCTGGACCACGAGGAGGACGCGCGCCTGAATGGCATCAGCTTTCCGGCCGCGCTGGGCTATCCCCCCGGCGGGCTGCAGCGGGCGGCGCCCCGGGTGGCGCGGCTCGGCGCGGACGTCGCCCGGTCGGCGGGGTTTCTGCGCCTGGGCGGGTGGCTGGCGGAGCGCGCCGCGAAGCTCGACGGCATTCCCGCGCCGGGCAACGCTCTGCAGAATGAGCTGGCGGCGCTGGTCCTGGGGGAGGCCGTGGCGGGACTGTGCGGGCCGCTCCAGCAGGACCTTCCTCACGGACAGGGCTGA